One genomic segment of Carassius auratus strain Wakin chromosome 29, ASM336829v1, whole genome shotgun sequence includes these proteins:
- the LOC113047823 gene encoding alpha-2 adrenergic receptor-like, with protein sequence MGVTQSNATKEDANITITSWPYTETAAAFIILVVTVIILVTIVGNVLVIVAVLTSRALLAPQNLFLVSLACADILVATLVIPFSLANEIMGHWYFGSTWCAFYLALDVLFCTSSIVHLCAISLDRYWSVTKAVSYNLKRTPKRIKSMIAVVWVISAIISFPPLIMTKHNEKECLINDKTWYILSSCLVSFFAPGFIMITVYCKIYRVAKQRSSTVFVAKNGLERQPSQSETCFVRKDKFEKVSPSSNSSESNQRQEELDDIDLEESATSDNKPNSSRFSKHRRVDGARTCAQRTCRISWVSSQEQSSKQLEVASKTKLAQMREKRFTFVLAVVMGVFVLCWFPFFFTYSLQAICGHSCKPPEALFKLFFWIGYCNSSVNPIIYTIFNRDFRKAFKKIVCLTAQRT encoded by the coding sequence ATGGGTGTAACTCAGTCCAATGCAACGAAGGAGGATGCAAACATCACCATCACCTCATGGCCGTACACGGAGACGGCCGCCGCGTTCATCATCCTCGTGGTTACCGTAATCATTCTGGTCACCATCGTTGGGAACGTTCTGGTCATCGTGGCGGTTCTGACCAGCCGCGCTCTCCTTGCGCCACAGAACCTCTTCCTCGTGTCGCTTGCGTGCGCGGACATCCTCGTGGCCACGCTAGTCATTCCTTTCTCCCTCGCCAACGAGATCATGGGACACTGGTACTTCGGCAGCACCTGGTGCGCGTTTTACCTGGCTCTGGACGTTCTGTTCTGCACGTCGTCCATCGTGCATCTGTGCGCCATCAGTTTGGATAGGTACTGGTCCGTCACCAAAGCGGTGAGCTACAACTTGAAAAGAACCCCGAAGCGCATCAAGTCTATGATCGCGGTGGTGTGGGTCATTTCAGCCATCATCTCGTTCCCACCACTCATCATGACCAAGCACAACGAGAAGGAGTGTTTAATAAACGACAAGACCTGGTACATCCTCTCCTCGTGCCTGGTGTCGTTTTTCGCGCCGGGGTTTATCATGATCACAGTCTACTGCAAAATCTACCGCGTCGCCAAACAGCGTTCGTCCACAGTATTCGTGGCCAAGAACGGGTTGGAGAGGCAGCCTTCCCAGTCCGAGACGTGCTTTGTGAGGAAAGATAAGTTTGAGAAAGTGTCTCCGAGCAGCAACAGCTCGGAAAGCAACCAGAGACAGGAGGAGCTGGATGATATCGACCTGGAGGAGAGCGCGACGTCCGACAACAAACCAAATAGCTCGCGGTTCTCCAAGCACAGGCGGGTGGACGGCGCGCGCACCTGCGCGCAGAGGACCTGCCGGATCTCCTGGGTTTCCAGTCAGGAGCAGAGCAGCAAACAGCTCGAGGTGGCGTCGAAAACCAAACTGGCACAGATGCGGGAGAAACGCTTCACCTTCGTTCTGGCTGTGGTCATGGGGGTGTTTGTTCTCTGCTGGTTTCCTTTTTTCTTCACCTACAGTCTCCAGGCCATCTGCGGGCACAGCTGCAAGCCGCCTGAGGCGCTTTTCAAACTCTTCTTTTGGATTGGTTACTGCAACAGCTCAGTGAATCCCATCATTTACACGATTTTCAACAGggacttcagaaaggcttttaAGAAAATCGTTTGCTTGACTGCGCAGCGCACCTAA